In Mustelus asterias chromosome 17, sMusAst1.hap1.1, whole genome shotgun sequence, the following are encoded in one genomic region:
- the ripk4 gene encoding receptor-interacting serine/threonine-protein kinase 4 — MEKQERSSWRMGLLKTFDSDEFVSWEKIGSGGFGQVYKVRHVNWKTWLAIKCPPSLHVDEKENAELLEEAKKMEMAKFRYILPVYGICKDPVGLVMEYMETGSLEKLLASEVLPWELRFRIIHETAVGMNFLHCMSPPLLHLDLKPANILLDAHHHVKISDFGLARWNGLSNTQDISMDGFCGTIAYLPPERLRQKRNSDIKHDVYSFSIVIWGILTQKKPFAAETNILHIMVKVVSGLRPDLSLIPKSRPPACKNLLKLMQRCWKEAPGDRPTFQEITSETEELSTKPQEMAQEKPQEQPLDSGQTHEATKKDPPVEVEQPVQKRQSKRVSDSAECSLSQLLSQLDSGFESAGNECPASGEMADSKKRLSGISSIDSAFSSQGSLSLSFGKEAGGTEQSVSDIPKKKLYEAIMSGDVGKLMKLLQPQDVDLILEDGMSLLHYAVQLGNEEAVRLLLLYNANPNVANKRESTPLHLAAEKNLKVIAELLLGKKANINAKDEDQWTPLHFAAQSGEETLSRLLLDRNASTNEVDFEGRTALHVACQHSHENVVRVLLSRGANAQAKGKDNWTPLHFAAWQGHHTITKLLIKQAGAAGDVPTADGRTPLHLAAQRGHYRAARILLEFKNPVNGKTASRHTPLHLAAEAGHTSTSRLLIKHGVDIDAVTGENWTSLHLASSHGHLQTVKMLLEEQAYAEARDSLWRTALHLAADKGHSEVVRELLANTDDINTTDDEGLTPLHLAAKCGHLKCVEILLAHGADVNLHDKKLQTPLSLAQETGNSLVIDALQYLPDSDIGVL; from the exons AGAGAATGCAGAGCTGCTGGAAGAAGCCAAGAAGATGGAAATGGCAAAATTCCGttacattctcccagtgtatgGGATCTGCAAGGATCCAGTGGGACTCGTCATGGAGTACATGGAGACTGGATCCCTGGAAAAACTGCTGGCCTCAGAAGTGTTACCATGGGAACTGCGTTTCCGTATCATACATGAGACAGCAGTGGGCATGAATTTCCTTCATTGCATGTCCCCACCCTTACTGCATCTGGATCTGAAACCTGCAAACATACTGCTGGATGCACACCACCACGTGAAG ATCTCAGACTTTGGATTAGCGAGGTGGAATGGGTTGTCTAACACGCAAGACATTAGCATGGATGGTTTCTGTGGTACGATTGCATACCTGCCCCCAGAACGTTTACGACAGAAGAGGAACTCTGACATTAAGCATGATGTATACAG TTTTTCCATTGTCATCTGGGGGATTTTAACACAGAAGAAGCCATTTGCAG CTGAAACAAACATTCTGCACATTATGGTCAAAGTAGTGAGCGGTCTTCGTCCCGATCTATCACTGATTCCGAAATCTAGACCACCAGCATGTAAGAATTTATTAAAACTAATGCAACGATGCTGGAAGGAGGCTCCTGGCGACCGCCCAACATTTCAAG aaatcaCTTCAGAAACTGAGGAGCTTAGCACCAAGCCACAAGAAATGGCACAAGAGAAACCGCAAGAACAGCCTTTGGATTCTGGCCAAACTCATGAGGCAACCAAAAAG GACCCACCGGTAGAGGTTGAGCAGCCAGTGCAGAAGCGGCAATCCAAGCGGGtctcagacagtgcagaatgcaGCCTTTCCCAGCTGCTGTCCCAGCTGGACTCTGGCTTTGAATCGGCCGGGAATGAATGCCCAGCGAGCGGGGAGATGGCCGACAGCAAAAAGAGACTGTCGGgaatctcatccattgactccgcgtTCTCATCCCAAGGATCCTTGTCGTTATCCTTTGGGAAGGAAGCTGGAGGAACTG AACAATCAGTCTCGGATATTCCAAAGAAGAAACTCTACGAAGCCATAATGTCGGGTGATGTTGGGAAGTTGATGAAACTCCTGCAGCCCCAGGATGTGGACCTGATCTTGGAAGACGGCATGAGCCTCCTCCACTACGCTGTCCAACTGGGCAACGAGGAAGCTGTCCGGCTGTTGCTCTTGTACAATGCCAACCCGAACGTTGCCAACAAGCGGGAGTCTACGCCACTTCACCTGGCCGCGGAGAAGAACCTGAAGGTCATTGCCGAGCTTCTGCTGGGGAAAAAGGCCAACATAAATGCCAAGGATGAGGATCAGTGGACCCCACTCCACTTTGCTGCACAGAGCGGCGAAGAGACTCTTTCGAGGTTACTATTGGACAGGAATGCTTCGACCAATGAGGTGGACTTTGAAGGTCGGACAGCGCTGCATGTTGCTTGTCAACACAGTCATGAAAATGTCGTTCGTGTCCTGTTGAGCCGGGGGGCGAACGCTCAAGCCAAAGGGAAGGATAACTGGACACCTTTACATTTTGCCGCATGGCAAGGCCATCACACCATCACAAAGCTTCTCATTAAGCAGGCTGGGGCTGCTGGCGATGTGCCGACAGCCGATGGGAGAACCCCGCTGCACCTAGCGGCCCAGAGAGGGCATTACAGGGCAGCCCGCATCCTCCTGGAGTTCAAGAACCCCGTGAACGGGAAGACCGCGAGCCGGCACACCCCTCTTCACCTGGCCGCAGAAGCGGGACACACCAGCACCTCCCGGCTCCTCATCAAGCACGGCGTGGATATCGACGCAGTGACGGGGGAAAACTGGACCTCGCTCCACCTAGCCTCCAGCCATGGCCACCTGCAGACTGTCAAAATGTTGCTGGAAGAGCAAGCCTACGCCGAGGCCAGGGATTCCCTTTGGAGAACCGCCCTCCACCTCGCTGCAGACAAGGGGCACAGTGAAGTGGTAAGGGAACTCCTCGCCAACACCGATGATATCAACACCACAGATGACGAAGGGCTAACACCCCTGCATCTGGCAGCAAAGTGTGGACATTTGAAATGCGTCGAGATCCTCCTCGCTCATGGTGCTGACGTTAACTTGCACGACAAAAAATTGCAGACTCCCTTAAGCCTGGCTCAAGAAACTGGCAACAGCTTAGTCATCGATGCCCTTCAGTACCTGCCAGACTCGGACATTGGAGTCTTGTAA